One stretch of Azotosporobacter soli DNA includes these proteins:
- a CDS encoding response regulator, giving the protein MGAKVLVVDDAAFMRMMIKDILSKNGYEIVGEAENGQKAVEKYQELKPDLTTMDITMPEMDGITAVKEIKKLDPAAKVIMCSAMGQQAMVIEAIQSGARDFIVKPFQPDRVLEAVRKALG; this is encoded by the coding sequence ATGGGTGCAAAGGTACTTGTGGTAGATGACGCAGCATTTATGCGTATGATGATTAAAGACATTTTGAGCAAGAATGGGTATGAAATAGTCGGGGAAGCGGAAAATGGTCAAAAGGCGGTTGAAAAATACCAAGAGTTGAAACCGGATTTGACGACGATGGATATCACGATGCCTGAAATGGACGGGATTACGGCAGTCAAGGAAATTAAAAAACTGGATCCGGCTGCTAAGGTAATTATGTGTAGTGCGATGGGCCAACAAGCAATGGTTATCGAAGCAATCCAATCGGGAGCGCGTGATTTTATCGTAAAACCGTTCCAACCTGACCGTGTCTTGGAAGCCGTTCGGAAAGCTCTTGGCTAA
- a CDS encoding flagellar biosynthetic protein FliO, whose translation MLVMLNGSLEAAGSGGEYLQYQEPKPTGMSSWFSTLTYVISLILTFAAVLAMAYFASRFLGARMAGGGGWLKITNNRVLQTIPLGQNKAVSIVDAAGKVLVLGVTETSIVLLTEIVEAAEVEKLKNEAQQQVENIEFDDVLQRQLQSLQQMTNRFPKVFSRQQRGQQEHENKNGE comes from the coding sequence ATGTTGGTAATGTTAAACGGCTCCTTAGAAGCAGCGGGAAGCGGCGGCGAATACTTGCAGTATCAGGAGCCTAAACCAACGGGGATGAGTTCTTGGTTTTCTACTTTAACCTATGTGATATCCTTGATATTGACGTTTGCGGCAGTACTGGCTATGGCTTACTTTGCCTCGCGTTTTTTAGGCGCCCGTATGGCAGGTGGAGGTGGTTGGCTTAAAATAACCAATAATCGTGTCTTGCAAACCATTCCACTTGGGCAAAATAAAGCGGTATCGATTGTCGATGCCGCTGGCAAGGTTTTGGTTTTAGGCGTGACAGAAACTTCTATTGTCTTATTAACTGAAATTGTTGAAGCGGCGGAAGTTGAGAAGTTAAAAAACGAAGCGCAGCAACAAGTTGAAAATATAGAATTTGATGATGTTCTACAACGCCAGCTGCAATCGTTACAGCAAATGACGAATCGATTTCCTAAAGTTTTTTCACGTCAACAACGTGGGCAACAGGAGCACGAGAATAAAAATGGTGAGTAA